The proteins below are encoded in one region of Lactuca sativa cultivar Salinas chromosome 3, Lsat_Salinas_v11, whole genome shotgun sequence:
- the LOC111884394 gene encoding ATP-dependent Clp protease proteolytic subunit 2, mitochondrial — translation MPSLITRNLSKLWTGVAKTPIMANQRSSYSLIPMVIEHSSRGERAYDIFSRLLKERIICINGPIADDTAHVVVAQLLFLESENPSKPINMYLNSPGGAVTAGLAIYDTMQYIRSPINTICLGQAASMGSLLLAAGAKGERRSLPNATIMIHQPSGGYSGQAKDMTIHTKQIVRVWDSLNALYAKHTGQSVDVIEKNMDRDYFMTPQEAKEFGIIDEVIDERPLTLVTDAIASEGKGKVSE, via the exons ATGCCGAGCCTAATCACTCGCAATTTGAGCAAGCTATGGACCGGAGTAGCGAAGACTCCAATCATGGCAAATCAACGGAGTTCCTACAGTCTAATACCCATGGTCATCGAGCACTCGTCGCGAGGAGAGAGAGCCTACGACATCTTCTCTCGTCTACTCAAAGAGAGAATCATATGTATAAACGGGCCCATAGCCGATGATACAGCACACGTCGTCGTTGCTCAGCTCCTCTTCCTTGAATCCGAAAACCCTTCCAAACCCATCAACATGTACCTTAATTCCCCTGGCGGAGCCGTCACTGCAG GTCTTGCAATATATGATACAATGCAGTATATTCGTTCTCCAATTAATACGATATGTTTGGGTCAAGCTGCTTCAATGGGTTCTCTCCTATTGGCTGCTGGAGCAAAAGGGGAAAGAAGATCTCTTCCTAATGCAACTATCATGATTCATCAACCCTCTGGTGGATACAGTGGTCAGGCTAAAGATATGACTATTCACACCAAACAGATTGTTCGTGTCTGGGATTCACTCAATGCATTGTATGCAAAGCATACTGGACAATCTGTTGATGTGATTGAGAAGAATATGGATCGAGACTACTTTATGACACCACAAGAGGCAAAAGAGTTTGGTATCATTGATGAAGTCATTGATGAAAGACCATTAACTTTGGTGACTGATGCTATTGCAagtgaaggaaaaggaaaagtttcagagTAG